The following proteins come from a genomic window of Aptenodytes patagonicus chromosome W, bAptPat1.pri.cur, whole genome shotgun sequence:
- the LOC143172102 gene encoding protein fem-1 homolog C-like, giving the protein MDLKTAAFNAARDGKLRLLSKLLASKTREEVALLMSEKTNGATPLLMAARYGHVDMVEYLLDYCSASIEIGGSVNFDGETIEGAPPLWAASAAGHLKVVQCLLDHGASVNNTTLTNSTPLRAACFDGHLEIVKYLVEHKADLEVSNRHGHTCLMISCYKGHKEIAQYLLEKGADVNRKSVKGNTALHDCAESGSLEIMKMLLKYCAKMEKDGYGMTPLLSASVTGHTNIVDFLTQHEQTSKIECINALELLGATFVDKKRDLLGALKYWKRAMDMRYNDRTSILNKPVPQTLIMAYDYAKEVNSSEELENLIADPDEMRMQALLIRERILGPSHPDTSYYIRYRGAVYADSGNFKRCINLWKYALDMQQSNLDPLSPMTASSLLSFAELFSFMLQDRAKGLLGTTITFDDLMGILYKSVLEIERAMKQIQYPPDPIQLNKALSIILHFICLLEKVPCSSEQEHFKKQTIYKFLKLQPRGKNNFSPLHLAVDKNTTCVGRYPVCKFPSLQVTTILVECGANINVRDSDNNSPLHIAALNNHPGIMNFLIKSGSHFDATNSHKQTASDLLDEKKIAKNLIQPINHTTLQCLAARVIVNHNICYAGHIPEKLEKFVLLHR; this is encoded by the exons ATGGATCTAAAGACAGCAGCGTTCAATGCAGCTCGTGATGGCAAGCTGCGGCTCCTTTCCAAGTTACTGGCAAGCAAAACCAGAGAAGAGGTGGCCTTACTAATGTCAGAAAAAACCAATGGTGCCACACCACTTTTGATGGCAGCCCGTTATGGGCACGTTGACATGGTGGAATACTTGTTGGACTATTGCTCTGCTTCTATAGAAATTGGTGGTTCGGTTAATTTTGATGGTGAGACTATTGAGGGAGCTCCGCCATTATGGGCAGCATCAGCCGCTGGCCACTTGAAGGTGGTTCAGTGTCTGTTAGACCACGGTGCATCTGTCAACAACACAACTCTAACAAATTCAACTCCGCTTAGAGCTGCCTGTTTTGATGGTCACCTGGAAATAGTAAAATATCTCGTGGAGCACAAAGCAGACTTGGAAGTATCAAACCGTCATGGGCATACATGCTTGATGATATCATGTTACAAAGGCCACAAAGAAATTGCTCAGTATTTACTTGAAAAAGGAGCTGATGTTAACAGAAAAAGTGTTAAAG GAAACACTGCGTTACATGACTGTGCAGAATCTGGAAGTTTAGAGATCATGAAGATGCTTCTCAAGTATTGTGCTAAGATGGAAAAGGATGGCTATGGAATGACTCCCCTTCTGTCAGCCAGTGTGACAGGCCACACAAATATTGTGGACTTTCTGACCCAACATGAACAGACCAGTAAAATAGAATGTATAAATGCTCTGGAACTTCTAGGAGCAACATTCGTGGACAAAAAGAGAGATCTGCTTGGCGCTTTGAAATACTGGAAGCGAGCTATGGACATGAGATACAATGATAGGACTAGTATTCTGAACAAACCTGTGCCACAAACACTAATTATGGCCTATGATTATGCTAAAGAGGTAAACAGCTCAGAAGAGCTAGAAAATCTTATTGCAGATCCTGATGAGATGAGAATGCAAGCACTATTAATTAGAGAACGTATTCTTGGTCCTTCTCACCCAGATACATCCTACTATATTAGATATAGAGGTGCTGTCTATGCAGACTCTGGAAACTTTAAGCGATGCATCAACTTATGGAAATATGCTTTGGACATGCAGCAGAGCAATCTAGATCCACTGAGCCCTATGACAGCCAGCAGTTTACTATCATTTGCTGAACTCTTCTCCTTCATGCTGCAGGACAGGGCAAAAGGCCTGCTAGGCACTACTATTACATTTGATGATCTCATGGGTATACTGTACAAAAGTGTTCTCGAAATAGAGCGGGCCATGAAACAAATCCAGTACCCTCCTGATCCAATACAGCTGAACAAAGCCCTTTCtatcattttgcatttcatttgcttGTTGGAAAAAGTACCGTGCAGCTCAGAACAGGAGCATTTTAAGAAACAGACTATTTACAAGTTTCTTAAGCTTCAGCCTAGAGGGAAGAATAACTTCAGTCCACTTCACCTTGCTGTTGACAAGAATACTACATGTGTGGGTCGCTACCCAGTTTGTAAATTCCCCTCTCTACAAGTTACTACTATCCTGGTGGAATGTGGTGCTAATATAAATGTCAGAGACTCTGATAACAACAGTCCTTTACATATTGCTGCACTGAACAACCATCCAGGCATCATGAATTTTCTTATCAAGTCAGGTTCACACTTTGATGCCACAAACTCACATAAACAAACTGCTAGTGATTTGCTGGATgagaagaaaatagcaaaaaacttAATCCAGCCTATAAATCATACTACGTTGCAGTGTCTTGCTGCTCGTGTTATAGTGAATCATAACATATGTTATGCAGGGCACATCCCTGAAAAACTAGAGAAATTTGTTTTGCTCCATAGATAA